One region of Chitinophaga varians genomic DNA includes:
- a CDS encoding HPP family protein, which translates to MLSVQERKAAHREHHQKTKFIRLRRGIRVARYVMYRETLIDKKNIYWSFIGAFAGIACVGLLSHFYLPVKDNLFLIGSFGASAVLIYGHTQSPLAQPRNLVGGHLLSALVGVTVRYLVPWPEWEWLACALAVAVSLVVMQVTKTVHPPGGATALLAIAGSPAIRKLGFWYVLSPVASGVAILLLIAVIVNNMTNIRQYPDKGKWF; encoded by the coding sequence ATGTTATCTGTACAAGAAAGGAAAGCCGCACACCGCGAACATCATCAAAAAACAAAATTCATCAGACTACGCCGTGGTATACGGGTAGCCCGCTACGTTATGTACCGGGAGACGCTGATCGATAAGAAAAATATTTATTGGTCGTTTATCGGCGCTTTTGCCGGTATTGCCTGCGTTGGGTTGCTCAGTCATTTTTATCTCCCGGTGAAGGACAACCTGTTTCTGATAGGGTCTTTCGGCGCATCGGCGGTATTAATATACGGTCATACCCAAAGTCCGCTGGCACAGCCGCGCAACCTGGTTGGAGGGCATCTGTTAAGCGCCCTGGTGGGCGTAACGGTCCGGTACCTGGTACCATGGCCGGAATGGGAGTGGCTGGCCTGCGCATTGGCTGTGGCGGTATCGCTGGTGGTGATGCAGGTGACAAAAACGGTGCATCCGCCGGGAGGGGCTACGGCATTGCTCGCGATCGCCGGTTCACCGGCCATCCGCAAGCTGGGCTTCTGGTACGTGTTGTCGCCGGTGGCTTCCGGAGTGGCCATACTGCTGCTGATAGCGGTGATCGTCAACAATATGACCAACATCCGGCAATACCCTGACAAGGGTAAATGGTTTTAA